In one Cydia strobilella chromosome 25, ilCydStro3.1, whole genome shotgun sequence genomic region, the following are encoded:
- the LOC134752623 gene encoding uncharacterized protein LOC134752623: protein MKDDEEVMITFLEHKKQFLFQIIQEVYNLSLRVSDDVTRTQFLARTQSADKTRSDYIETVDKLIIEQLKVNPEAQPSYSILNTFDELYCYVKQKETILKQELEDQKKNNNFNTKLPPLQLIGFDGTPTKWPVFYENFRSVIHANTRLTNAEKVQYLIGCLSGKALNVCSGITATSENYDIIWQALLAKYQDTRVQASVYLDQMLQQKTGQSVDNILDNFCSAEAALQRLKIDNLSDFILTHIALSKLDKSMIDLFEQAHRHIDIPKFSDLKKFLTEQSKLQVLHAPSRSHTQIYNNNSRTQSFSTNKPATQTNKIKTFCTQVTNPQPQTYSKFNNSDILSLTQSRSCKVCKSQLSHPLFKCEYFLQQNTQTRNDIVRQHTFCINCLGFHHISTCKSTNRCSICNKKHHSLLHYETQSNTTHSLQSADSNINNNNNSAGTSAAPAPRPSSSSTSNLPSLSHPPRQPRSPTATAARTNGGQTNDNLALSVTIPARNLNSDTLVLCPTASVNVYSNNQTHRLRVFLDTGAATNFITKACCERLNLKVTPAPAIINGIGKIQDRAFGITQLTIHSRFDSRCSYTVCCRVMNEITDILPSAELEITQLDHLQGLPMADDEYYLPGEIDCLIGNELFPTLLGPGKVTSPTSSVVGIETTLGYIAGGRAHCFPHSLENKTRSLNAHNLEKTFFCQTEDFALDQLTQRFWEIENVPEKTHFSPDDEACEKHFQSTYTREDDGTYTVALPFKHSPAELGSSYSAAKHRLLNLEKKLDSTGLRSDYNATIQTYIDQGYLIKVPNNFQNTDSYYIPHRAVYRPDKETSKTRIVLNAGCKTTSGKSLNDLLYVGPVLQNNIFELLLNLRMFSIAISADIEKMYFQVKLSPDHHSFQRILFRFDTNSPIEIYQFNRVCFGVSSSPYLALRVVRQLAADSRDSFPLAAYEAENHMYVDDYVSSVDNVDTAEKIYKEMTAMFKSGGFNLVKWISNDTQLMSRVPSAQKSPLAVKFDDDPNADTKIVGMQWQPTNDQFHFKTNIDFPETCTKRSILSVTARLFDPLGLISPVVAYMKLLIQECFKLQLDWDDEVPDFIVSKWKQFHQELPHLSEIKIPRHIGITSKNRITLIGFADASQQCYGAAIYVRVDSDENSTANSVELLTAKSKVSNSNKTLARLELCAAVLLAKLINSVRDVLSKRCTINKIYAFSDATVTLTWIHSPAYKFHTFVANRIAQINGYLPASHWFHVRGVENPADIVSRPVTPIGLINNSLWFHGPQWLSAPINTWPVKEFKINHNKQDDLQEIKVTSLPAQTVLPTEPTLIAHWHRTASHAWWQWNLPTRE from the coding sequence ATGAAAGACGACGAGGAAGTGATGATTACCTTTTTAGAACATAAAAAACAATTTCTGTTTCAAATAATTCaagaagtttataatttaagctTGAGGGTTTCCGATGATGTCACTCGCACGCAGTTTTTAGCGAGGACTCAATCCGCTGATAAAACGCGTTCAGATTATATTGAAACCGTAGATAAACTTATAATTGAACAACTCAAAGTAAATCCTGAGGCTCAGCCGAGTTatagtattttaaatacattcgaTGAGTTATATTGTTACGTTAAACAAAAAGAAACTATTTTGAAGCAAGAGCTTGAGgaccaaaagaaaaataataattttaatacgaAGTTACCCCCTCTTCAACTCATAGGTTTTGATGGTACTCCTACTAAGTGGCCAGTATTCTATGAAAATTTCCGCAGTGTCATACACGCTAATACTCGCCTAACAAATGCTGAAAAGGTCCAGTACCTAATAGGCTGTCTCTCCGGCAAAGCACTCAATGTTTGTTCCGGAATAACCGCTACCTCTGAAAACTATGACATCATATGGCAAGCTCTTCTAGCAAAATACCAAGATACTAGGGTACAGGCTTCTGTCTATCTAGATCAAATGTTACAACAAAAGACTGGGCAGTCAGTCGATAATATACTTGATAACTTTTGTTCCGCTGAAGCGGCATTACAGCGCTTGAAAATTGATAACTTATCAGATTTCATCCTAACTCATATTGCCTTAAGTAAGTTGGACAAATCTATGATTGACCTGTTCGAACAAGCTCATAGACATATCGACATTCCTAAATTTAGTGATTTAAAGAAATTTCTAACCGAACAGAGTAAACTCCAAGTACTTCACGCACCGTCTCGCTCTCACAcgcaaatttataataataattctcgCACTCAATCATTCAGTACTAACAAACCCGCAAcgcaaactaataaaataaaaacattctgTACTCAAGTTACAAATCCGCAACCTCAAACTTACAGCAAGTTTAACAACTCTGACATTCTCAGTCTCACTCAATCTCGCTCATGCAAAGTGTGTAAATCTCAACTCTCTCACCCGCTATTTAAATGTGAATATTTCTTACAACAAAATACTCAAACGCGCAACGACATAGTTCGTCAACACACATTTTGCATAAACTGTTTAGGTTTTCATCATATTAGCACATGTAAATCAACAAATAGGTGTTCGATTTGCAATAAGAAACATCATTCTTTGTTACATTACGAGACCCAGTCGAATACAACGCATTCCTTGCAATCAGCTGAttcaaatataaacaataataacaactcGGCTGGCACGAGCGCTGCTCCAGCACCGCGTCCAAGCAGTAGTAGCACATCGAATCTTCCGTCTCTGTCCCACCCGCCGCGTCAGCCGCGCTCGCCTACGGCGACTGCAGCCCGCACGAACGGCGGCCAGACAAACGATAACCTCGCGCTTTCTGTTACAATTCCCGCTCGAAATTTAAATAGTGACACTTTAGTTTTATGCCCGACTGCGTCTGTTAACGTTTATAGTAATAATCAAACGCATCGCCTCCGTGTATTCTTGGATACGGGAGCGGCTACTAATTTCATAACAAAGGCTTGCTGTGAAcgcttaaatttaaaagttactcCCGCACCCGCTATTATTAATGGCATAGGAAAAATACAAGACCGCGCGTTTGGAATAACGCAACTTACAATACACTCTCGATTCGACTCACGCTGTTCCTATACCGTTTGTTGCCGCGTTATGAATGAAATTACGGACATTTTACCTAGCGCCGAGCTAGAAATCACGCAATTAGACCATCTTCAAGGTTTGCCGATGGCCGATGATGAATATTACTTACCGGGCGAGATAGATTGTTTGATAGGTAATGAATTATTCCCCACGTTACTCGGACCAGGTAAGGTGACCTCGCCAACTTCCTCGGTTGTAGGTATCGAAACTACTCTCGGATATATCGCCGGAGGAAGGGCGCATTGTTTTCCTCATTCGCTCGAAAATAAAACTCGCTCTTTAAACGCTCACAATTTGGAAAAGACTTTCTTTTGCCAAACTGAAGATTTTGCTCTCGATCAATTAACGCAACGCTTTTGGGAAATCGAAAATGTCCCAGAAAAGACCCATTTTAGTCCAGATGACGAAGCATGTGAAAAACATTTTCAGTCAACTTATACGCGCGAGGACGACGGTACCTATACCGTTGCTCTTCCGTTCAAACACTCACCTGCCGAATTAGGATCATCTTATTCTGCAGCGAAGCACCGcttattaaatttagaaaaGAAACTCGACTCAACTGGATTACGATCCGATTATAACGCAACTATTCAAACTTACATAGATCAAGGTTATTTAATAAAGGTTccgaataattttcaaaacactgaTTCTTATTACATACCGCATAGGGCCGTTTATCGTCCCGACAAAGAAACTTCAAAGACGCGTATCGTACTGAACGCTGGTTGTAAAACCACCTCAGGAAAATCCCTTAATGATTTACTTTACGTAGGTCCAGTTCTACAGAATAATATTTTCGAATTGCTTTTAAATCTCCGCATGTTTTCAATTGCAATTTCCGCAGATAtcgaaaaaatgtattttcaagTGAAACTTTCTCCTGATCATCACTCATTCCaaagaattttatttaggtTTGACACTAATTCACCGATCGAAATATATCAATTTAATCGAGTATGTTTCGGTGTTTCTAGTTCACCCTATTTAGCTTTGCGCGTCGTGCGACAACTTGCCGCAGATAGCCGTGATTCATTCCCGCTCGCCGCTTATGAAGCCGAAAACCATATGTACGTTGACGATTACGTTAGTTCAGTTGATAACGTGGATACggcagaaaaaatatataaagagatGACCGCTATGTTCAAATCGGGAGGTTTCAACTTAGTTAAATGGATTTCAAATGATACTCAACTCATGTCGCGCGTCCCATCCGCTCAGAAAAGCCCTCTTGCAGTCAAATTTGATGATGATCCCAACGCTGATACTAAAATCGTAGGTATGCAATGGCAGCCTACGAATGATCAATTTCACTTTAAAACAAACATAGATTTTCCAGAAACTTGTACTAAACGCTCGATTCTGTCTGTCACCGCGCGCTTGTTCGACCCGCTAGGTCTAATTAGCCCGGTTGTAGCTTATATGAAATTACTCATTCAAGAATGTTTTAAACTTCAACTCGATTGGGATGATGAGGTGCCTGACTTCATTGTCTCCAAATGGAAACAATTCCACCAGGAACTTCCGCatttatcagaaattaaaatacCGCGCCATATTGGCATCACGTCCAAAAATAGAATAACTTTAATCGGATTCGCCGACGCTAGCCAGCAGTGCTATGGTGCTGCGATCTATGTACGCGTAGACTCAGATGAAAACTCAACCGCAAATTCAGTAGAATTACTCACCGCTAAATCAAAAGTTTCCAACTCTAATAAAACCCTCGCTCGCTTAGAGCTCTGCGCTGCCGTGTTACtcgcaaaattaataaattccgTTCGCGATGTCCTAAGTAAACGAtgcactataaataaaatatacgctTTTTCAGACGCCACTGTAACACTCACATGGATTCATTCGCCCGCTTATAAATTTCACACATTTGTAGCTAATCGTATCGCTCAAATAAATGGATACTTACCCGCTTCCCACTGGTTCCACGTTCGTGGCGTAGAGAACCCTGCAGATATTGTATCGCGACCTGTAACGCCAATAGGATTAATAAATAACTCACTCTGGTTCCACGGCCCGCAATGGTTATCCGCTCCGATTAATACCTGGCCTGTaaaggaatttaaaataaatcataataaacAAGATGATTTACAAGAAATTAAAGTTACTTCGCTTCCCGCGCAAACTGTATTACCTACG